The Polyangiaceae bacterium genome includes a region encoding these proteins:
- a CDS encoding serine/threonine protein kinase, whose amino-acid sequence MTVFGSYSLLGRLAFGGMSEVQLAERRDAPGRRFALKLLLPELCADPERVEQFRAEAELGSRFEHASVARVVDRGEVDGRSFLATEYVSGLDLSRTTERLAAQGQRLPIAEVLAIVKSVAEALHYVHELGLVHHDVNPDNILLSDDGQVKLIDFGVTRPAGPSNGLLLGKVAYAAPEQLEGKPVDRRADVFSLGVVLHELLTGRRLFKRETEPQTLLAVVEARIPPPSELSPELPHALDAVVTRALRREPKERYSSAAELGGALGAVTLPRAAW is encoded by the coding sequence ATGACGGTGTTCGGGAGCTACTCGCTGCTCGGGCGCCTGGCCTTCGGCGGCATGTCCGAGGTCCAGCTGGCGGAGCGGCGCGACGCGCCCGGCCGCCGTTTCGCGCTCAAGCTGCTGCTGCCGGAGCTGTGCGCCGACCCGGAGCGGGTCGAGCAGTTCCGTGCCGAAGCCGAGCTCGGTTCGCGCTTCGAGCACGCGAGCGTCGCGCGCGTCGTCGATCGCGGCGAGGTCGATGGCAGATCATTCCTGGCCACGGAGTACGTGTCAGGGCTGGATCTCTCCCGCACCACCGAGCGCCTCGCGGCGCAGGGCCAGCGTCTGCCGATCGCCGAGGTTCTGGCGATCGTGAAGTCGGTCGCCGAGGCGCTCCACTACGTCCACGAGCTCGGGCTCGTGCACCACGACGTGAACCCGGACAACATCCTGCTCTCCGACGACGGGCAGGTGAAGTTGATCGACTTCGGGGTCACGCGCCCGGCCGGGCCCAGCAACGGGCTCTTGCTCGGCAAGGTGGCGTACGCGGCGCCCGAGCAGCTCGAGGGCAAGCCCGTGGATCGTCGCGCCGACGTGTTCTCGCTGGGTGTGGTCCTGCACGAGCTCTTGACCGGGCGGCGCCTGTTCAAGCGCGAGACGGAGCCCCAGACGCTCTTGGCGGTGGTCGAGGCGCGGATCCCTCCCCCGAGCGAGCTGTCGCCGGAGCTGCCGCACGCCCTCGACGCCGTCGTCACACGGGCGCTCCGGCGCGAGCCCAAGGAGCGCTACTCGAGCGCGGCGGAGCTGGGCGGCGCGCTCGGGGCAGTGACGCTGCCTCGGGCGGCGTGGTAG
- a CDS encoding 6-phosphofructokinase: MPRIAVLTSGGDAPGMNAALRTIAKVAAVHGVEVIGFEDGYDGLIDGRTRPLTRKTAGGLATTPELGLTGNLGGTWLGSSRCARFVTPEGRAAAAARLDGFAGLIVIGGNGSLTGAHKLAQETGVKVMGVPASIDNDVGCTSTAIGVDTALNVIVEACDRISDTARSHRRAFIVEVMGRHSGYLAMASAVAVGADGILFREQGRSEAELVKTVADLLRRGFANKGDKRRVLVIKAEGVEVPCTRLVRLVEDELRTDLPGLEVRATVLGHLVRGGNPTYQDRMVAGRLGLAALDALLGGQTDQMVAWLPQQVEGGMPTSDPAIQRFTLERVLDETRSLLDGTSAVTRWRVGMIEKLEGALSL; this comes from the coding sequence ATGCCTCGCATCGCAGTACTGACCTCGGGCGGGGACGCGCCCGGGATGAACGCCGCGCTCCGCACCATCGCCAAGGTCGCCGCCGTCCACGGCGTCGAGGTGATCGGCTTCGAAGACGGCTACGACGGGCTGATCGACGGCCGTACGCGGCCGCTCACCCGCAAGACCGCGGGCGGCCTGGCGACCACGCCGGAGCTCGGCCTGACGGGCAACCTCGGCGGCACCTGGCTCGGCAGCTCGCGCTGCGCTCGTTTCGTCACGCCCGAAGGCCGCGCCGCGGCCGCCGCACGGCTCGACGGCTTCGCGGGCTTGATCGTGATCGGCGGCAACGGCTCCCTCACCGGCGCCCACAAGCTGGCCCAGGAGACCGGCGTGAAGGTCATGGGCGTCCCGGCCTCCATCGACAACGACGTCGGCTGCACCTCCACCGCCATCGGCGTGGACACGGCGCTCAACGTGATCGTCGAAGCCTGCGATCGCATCAGCGACACCGCCCGCTCGCACCGCCGCGCCTTCATCGTCGAGGTCATGGGACGACACTCGGGCTACCTGGCGATGGCCTCGGCGGTCGCGGTCGGCGCCGACGGGATCCTGTTCCGAGAACAAGGGCGGAGCGAAGCGGAGCTGGTGAAGACCGTCGCCGATCTGTTGCGCCGCGGCTTCGCCAACAAAGGCGACAAGCGCCGCGTGCTGGTGATCAAGGCCGAAGGCGTCGAGGTGCCGTGCACGCGTCTGGTGCGCCTGGTCGAGGACGAGCTCCGAACCGACCTGCCCGGTCTCGAGGTGCGCGCCACCGTGCTCGGCCACCTGGTGCGCGGCGGCAACCCGACCTACCAGGACCGCATGGTCGCTGGCCGGCTCGGGCTGGCCGCGCTCGACGCCTTGCTCGGCGGGCAAACGGATCAGATGGTCGCCTGGCTCCCGCAGCAGGTCGAAGGCGGCATGCCGACCTCCGATCCTGCCATCCAGCGCTTCACGCTCGAGCGCGTGCTGGACGAGACGCGCTCTCTCCTCGATGGGACGAGCGCCGTCACGCGCTGGCGCGTGGGGATGATCGAGAAGCTCGAGGGCGCGCTCTCGCTGTGA
- a CDS encoding DNRLRE domain-containing protein: MGWVVMAASLTACLGISDVDERDGGATGGGGSGIDGGGFPGYGGTGGGDSGATGGSDSGGAGGGSSGGAAGDGSSTGGGAGTGGISSGTVTLEPGLALAGDGFLAHPDLCGKTVHDSYQQSSYKAIHAGRDVPCNGLSTYRAFVRFDLGPVPGPVKKATLRLYYAQKAEPNAGVGLWAIPDFNQLTAQSWNLALGTSYGTLVTPTSALGWAQKDVSNAAKAAQSQGDAAAFELRYLDESEDPAGKSRWYGFVATENGTLGPELVVDY, encoded by the coding sequence ATGGGGTGGGTGGTGATGGCCGCCTCGCTGACCGCCTGCCTCGGCATCTCCGACGTGGACGAGCGCGACGGTGGCGCGACCGGGGGCGGCGGCTCGGGGATCGACGGCGGCGGATTCCCTGGATATGGCGGGACCGGCGGGGGCGACAGCGGCGCGACCGGCGGGAGCGACAGCGGCGGGGCCGGCGGCGGCAGCTCGGGCGGCGCGGCGGGCGACGGCAGCTCCACGGGCGGCGGCGCCGGAACCGGCGGCATCTCGAGCGGCACCGTCACGCTCGAGCCCGGCCTGGCGCTGGCCGGCGACGGCTTCCTCGCCCACCCGGATCTCTGCGGCAAGACCGTCCACGATTCGTACCAGCAGTCTTCCTACAAGGCGATCCACGCGGGCCGCGACGTGCCCTGCAACGGGCTGTCCACCTACCGGGCCTTCGTGCGCTTCGATCTCGGACCGGTGCCGGGCCCGGTGAAGAAGGCGACGCTCAGGCTCTACTACGCCCAGAAGGCCGAGCCGAACGCCGGCGTGGGGCTCTGGGCCATCCCCGACTTCAACCAGCTGACCGCACAGAGCTGGAACCTCGCGCTCGGCACGAGCTATGGCACTCTGGTCACGCCGACGAGCGCGCTCGGCTGGGCTCAGAAGGACGTGTCGAATGCGGCCAAGGCCGCTCAGAGCCAGGGTGACGCGGCCGCCTTCGAGCTCCGCTACTTGGACGAGAGCGAAGACCCGGCGGGCAAGTCCCGCTGGTACGGTTTCGTGGCCACCGAGAACGGCACCCTCGGCCCCGAGCTCGTGGTCGACTACTGA
- a CDS encoding serine/threonine protein kinase — MSRISAPFPERVGWYELLAPIGAGGMATVYLGVAARDGGFQRHVAVKMIHGTAETDAQLANDLLKEAKLAAKIRHPNVVPVLDVGEDPYGLFLVMEYVEGDTLAGLRRAAKRAGERIPEPVALRIVTDALAGLHAAHELKDRDGDTLGVVHRDFSPHNILVGTDGVSRLTDFGIAKVAYTAGHTRTGKIKGKIAYMAPEQARGAKVDRRCDVWAAGVVAWEALVGERLYDTEDEIGALLKIVNEDPPRLRSVRADLPEELDEAMHWALTRDLDARCPSADALRRRLLSAHPIADTAEVAEFVRRIVGPKLLERAKKVEEIRRLRGQVGALVDAVRETGATPSPLDAPSGSFRVEAVTAEPEAEPGQAPVREDTTGATIAWKEQGGHGPVPVTGSVTASVEKSIAAIFSDRRNRAAIIGVASGLGIGVVLVSVILMSVGKRAEPEASKSSLPAVAAAPGPTEEPAPPPAPTEVKEHTFTIKANADIATLKVADKTIQIQPAAPEVELDWHPDTGAVIEAVSADGRRVKSKVGEGTSELSLEFAKKPTGGGTTAKPPPKPTTGGGFADNPYRKK, encoded by the coding sequence GTGTCCAGGATCTCGGCTCCGTTCCCGGAGCGCGTGGGATGGTACGAGCTGCTCGCACCGATCGGTGCAGGCGGCATGGCCACCGTGTACCTGGGCGTCGCCGCGCGTGATGGAGGTTTTCAGCGCCACGTCGCCGTGAAGATGATCCACGGCACCGCCGAGACCGACGCGCAGCTCGCGAACGACCTGCTCAAGGAGGCCAAGCTCGCGGCCAAGATCCGCCACCCGAACGTGGTCCCGGTGCTCGACGTCGGCGAAGACCCCTACGGCCTCTTCTTGGTGATGGAGTACGTCGAGGGAGACACCCTCGCGGGGCTCCGGCGCGCGGCCAAGCGCGCGGGGGAGCGCATTCCGGAGCCGGTCGCGCTGCGCATCGTGACCGACGCTCTGGCGGGGCTCCACGCCGCGCACGAGCTGAAGGATCGCGATGGCGACACCCTTGGGGTGGTGCACCGCGACTTTTCCCCGCACAACATCCTGGTGGGGACCGACGGCGTCAGCCGGCTCACGGACTTCGGCATCGCGAAGGTCGCGTACACCGCGGGACACACCCGCACCGGGAAGATCAAGGGCAAGATCGCCTACATGGCGCCGGAGCAGGCGCGGGGCGCCAAGGTCGATCGGCGGTGCGACGTGTGGGCGGCGGGCGTCGTGGCCTGGGAAGCGCTGGTGGGCGAGCGGCTCTACGACACCGAGGACGAGATCGGCGCGCTGCTCAAGATCGTCAACGAAGACCCGCCACGTCTGCGCAGCGTCCGCGCCGATCTGCCGGAAGAGCTCGACGAGGCGATGCACTGGGCGCTGACCCGCGATCTGGACGCGCGCTGCCCCAGCGCCGATGCGCTCCGTCGCCGGCTGCTCTCGGCGCACCCCATCGCCGACACCGCCGAGGTGGCCGAGTTCGTGCGGCGCATCGTCGGACCCAAGCTGCTCGAGCGCGCTAAGAAGGTCGAGGAAATCCGGCGCTTGCGCGGCCAGGTCGGCGCGCTGGTGGACGCGGTGCGGGAGACCGGGGCTACGCCGTCGCCACTGGACGCACCGTCGGGCTCCTTCCGCGTGGAGGCCGTGACGGCGGAGCCCGAGGCGGAGCCCGGGCAAGCTCCGGTCCGTGAGGACACGACCGGGGCGACCATCGCCTGGAAGGAGCAAGGCGGGCACGGTCCGGTCCCGGTGACCGGTTCGGTGACGGCCTCCGTCGAGAAGAGCATCGCGGCGATCTTCTCCGACCGGCGCAACCGCGCCGCCATCATCGGCGTCGCCAGCGGGCTCGGCATCGGCGTGGTGCTGGTCAGCGTGATCCTGATGTCGGTCGGGAAACGGGCCGAGCCCGAGGCGTCGAAGAGCTCGCTCCCGGCGGTCGCGGCGGCGCCGGGTCCGACGGAGGAGCCCGCGCCTCCGCCCGCGCCGACGGAGGTGAAGGAGCACACGTTCACCATCAAGGCCAACGCCGACATCGCCACGCTCAAGGTCGCCGACAAGACCATCCAGATCCAGCCCGCCGCCCCGGAGGTCGAGCTCGATTGGCACCCGGACACGGGTGCGGTGATCGAGGCCGTTTCTGCCGACGGGCGCCGGGTCAAGAGCAAGGTCGGCGAAGGCACGAGCGAGCTCTCCCTAGAGTTCGCCAAGAAGCCGACGGGCGGCGGCACGACCGCCAAGCCCCCGCCGAAGCCAACCACGGGCGGCGGGTTCGCAGACAATCCGTACCGCAAGAAGTGA
- a CDS encoding bacterioferritin yields MPLRDLDVQKTVGLLNSILEHELAGVVRYTHYALMVTGPNRIPIVAFMTGQAQESLLHAQQVGELLTGLEGHPSMRIASLEESYQHSTKALLQESLNHELDAVKLYKELLGTVENASIYLEEFCRTMIGNEERHQLELKKMLRDYG; encoded by the coding sequence ATGCCCCTCAGAGATCTCGACGTTCAGAAGACCGTGGGCCTCTTGAACTCGATCCTGGAGCACGAGCTCGCCGGGGTCGTGCGCTACACGCACTACGCGCTGATGGTCACCGGGCCGAACCGCATCCCCATCGTCGCCTTCATGACGGGGCAAGCGCAGGAGTCGTTGCTCCACGCACAGCAGGTCGGAGAGCTCCTGACGGGGCTGGAGGGACATCCGTCGATGCGCATCGCTTCGCTCGAGGAGTCGTACCAGCACTCGACCAAGGCGCTCCTGCAGGAGAGCCTGAACCACGAGCTCGACGCCGTGAAGCTCTACAAGGAGCTGCTCGGGACCGTCGAGAACGCCAGCATCTACCTGGAAGAGTTCTGCCGCACCATGATCGGCAACGAGGAGCGGCACCAGCTCGAGCTGAAGAAGATGCTGCGCGACTACGGCTGA
- a CDS encoding YkgJ family cysteine cluster protein — MSAAPYDCRECAACCRDASDGRVGVAAEDLVRWKREGRHEILAGIVPGHFGEQAFAARPDGSCIHLGVPGRPNDCSVYSTRGAICHLLQPGDPQCKAYRRVAGLPT; from the coding sequence ATGAGCGCCGCGCCGTACGACTGCCGTGAGTGCGCGGCCTGTTGCCGCGATGCCTCCGACGGGCGAGTGGGCGTGGCCGCCGAGGATCTGGTGCGCTGGAAGCGGGAGGGCAGGCACGAAATCCTGGCTGGCATCGTGCCCGGCCACTTCGGCGAGCAAGCGTTCGCCGCTCGTCCGGACGGCTCGTGTATCCACCTGGGCGTGCCCGGGCGACCCAACGATTGCTCCGTCTACTCGACCCGCGGCGCGATCTGCCACCTCTTGCAGCCCGGCGATCCACAGTGCAAGGCCTACCGCCGCGTCGCGGGCCTGCCGACCTGA
- a CDS encoding alpha/beta hydrolase, translating to MRAVKRLLGVVGVVALAYGALCALAYFGQRRLLYPAPKLGEEPRMDDAKLTRVTAPSGRTVFALHVPPTKKHAVTVVHFHGNAEELGQLTPLAWSFKRAGLGFFAVEYPGYGLAKDYVPTEEAIYADSEAALWHLHNGLGVPTTDVVLQGQSLGSGVAVEMAKRGHGARLVLISPYTSIPDMASTTLPILPARWLIHDKFDNVAKAPGLTLPVLVVHGTDDEVIPYSMGERLSKVFPTATLYAVKGGHHNDLFVRDGRIIVDRIVEFATAEYGGR from the coding sequence TTGAGGGCGGTGAAGCGATTGCTGGGCGTGGTCGGAGTCGTGGCGCTCGCGTACGGCGCGCTCTGCGCGTTGGCCTACTTTGGCCAGCGGCGCTTGCTCTATCCCGCGCCCAAGCTCGGCGAAGAGCCGCGCATGGATGACGCGAAGCTGACCCGGGTCACGGCGCCGAGCGGGCGCACCGTCTTCGCGCTGCACGTCCCGCCCACGAAGAAGCACGCGGTCACCGTCGTGCACTTCCACGGCAACGCCGAGGAGCTCGGCCAGCTCACGCCGCTCGCCTGGTCGTTCAAGCGCGCGGGCCTGGGTTTCTTCGCGGTGGAGTACCCGGGCTACGGACTCGCCAAGGACTACGTGCCGACGGAGGAGGCCATCTACGCCGACTCCGAGGCGGCGCTCTGGCACCTGCACAACGGCCTGGGCGTGCCGACCACCGATGTGGTGCTTCAGGGTCAGTCGCTGGGCAGCGGCGTCGCCGTGGAGATGGCCAAGCGCGGCCACGGCGCACGCCTGGTCCTGATCTCGCCGTACACCAGCATCCCCGACATGGCGTCCACCACGCTGCCGATCCTGCCGGCGCGCTGGCTGATCCACGACAAGTTCGACAACGTCGCCAAGGCGCCGGGGCTGACCCTGCCCGTCCTGGTCGTGCACGGCACGGACGACGAGGTCATCCCGTACTCGATGGGCGAGCGGCTCTCCAAGGTCTTTCCCACCGCCACGCTCTACGCCGTCAAGGGCGGGCACCACAACGACCTGTTCGTGCGCGACGG